One genomic segment of Styela clava chromosome 3, kaStyClav1.hap1.2, whole genome shotgun sequence includes these proteins:
- the LOC120342457 gene encoding cytochrome c oxidase subunit 6A1, mitochondrial-like, whose translation MASLVWRRLPQYAPQMCRFAHAPSQQSTAMFKWMTYLGIPAVVGTTAIFVYKREQQHHAHYHRPEYKSYAHMGLRSKKFPWGDGNHSLFHNPKTNAIPGEGYEEDH comes from the exons ATGGCCTCTTTAGTTTGGCGTAGACTCCCTCAATATGCTCCACAAATGTGTCGCTTCGCTCATGCTCCATCGCAGCAATCTACTG CAATGTTCAAATGGATGACTTACCTTGGCATCCCAGCAGTTGTGGGCACAACAGCTATTTTTGTTTACAAGCGAGAGCAACAACACCATGCGCATTATCACCGACCAGAATACAAATCGTATGCACACATGGGACTCAGGTCTAAG aaatttCCGTGGGGAGATGGCAACCACTCTCTCTTTCACAACCCAAAAACCAACGCTATTCCTGGGGAGGGATATGAAGAAGATCACTAG